Part of the Lebetimonas natsushimae genome is shown below.
ATCCTGGGCAGTTTGGGAATATGTTTTTCCTTGTAGGAATTGCTTTTTTAAGTTCAAAAATAATTGCCATTTTATTTTCAGGCTGGCTGGTGTTTTTAGGGGCTATGTTTATTTTATTTGTTGAAGAGAGCGAAGCTATTAAAAAATTTGGAAATGATTATTGCAAATATATAACCACTACACCTCCATTTAAATTTTCCTTTAAATGTTTAAGAGAGGGGATTGAGGCTATAAAGGATAAATAATTTTTTAAAAGGAAAAGAATGAAAAATATATTAGAATTATCAGCTAATGAAGTTAAAGAATTTTTTTTAAAATCCGAATCTTATTTTAATGTGGATTTACCTCCATATTTTAATTTTAATAATTTATTAAGTAAAATTAATGATGTCTTGTCTAATT
Proteins encoded:
- a CDS encoding methyltransferase family protein — translated: MKKRFAYWIALFLVDILVAIFAPRLTNQNIFLEILGVLFIVYAIVLNSIAGRTLKLYGHREKKDKFSPPDKFVNIGIFSCMRHPGQFGNMFFLVGIAFLSSKIIAILFSGWLVFLGAMFILFVEESEAIKKFGNDYCKYITTTPPFKFSFKCLREGIEAIKDK